A window of Vicinamibacterales bacterium genomic DNA:
TGAGGTTGAGACGATGACATTCGGAACACGCCGTCTGCACCAGCTCCCGGCCGGGCCCATCAGGCAGCTCGACCGGCTGTCGACCCCGCTGTGCCTGAGTCGACACTGGAAGGACCAAGCAAATGCAGACCGTCGCCATTGACACCAGAAGTGCACCCTGTCGCATGGTATTACCTCTTTTCGATAGACCTGAAACTGGCATGATCATTATGAACCACCCAGCTCAACGCCTCTAAAATAACGCCTCAACCTCCAAACAGCCAGAAGCATTTTCGAGCGCCTACACAGACAAGCGCCGAAGCCCTTTCCCAGAAAAGCTACACTTCCAAGTGGTTGTAGTAAAGGGCCCCCGGTAAGCCTTTCTTCTCATCCTAAGGCATGACAAGATTAAAAATGGGCCTCGGTTTCTCTCACCATGCCCGCCTTTTTTCAATGGACCCAATCGCGCACACACTCGTCGCGGCCAGCCTAGCTGAAACTCGGCTCAAGCGCCTGACACCCTTAGCCGCAGTGACACTCATACTCGGTGCGAACGCGCCGGACATTGATGCCGTCGCACTGTTTCTGGATCGTGACACGTCGTTGCACCTCAGGCGCGGTTGGACCCACGGGATACTCGCAGTCACTGTGCTACCACTCCTTCTCACATCCCTAATGGTTGGGCTGGACCGTGCCCGGCGCCTGTTCTTCCGAAGACACGCACCACCAACGACCGTGCGTGCTCTTCTTCTCCTTTCGTATGTCAGCGTGCTAAGTCACCCCGCGCTCGACTGGTTGAATACCTATGGCATCCGTCTTTTGATGCCTTTCGACGACCGGTGGTTTTACGGCGATGCGCTCTTCATCGTTGACCCCTGGGTCTGGCTTCTGGCCGCCAGCGCGATAGTACTCGCACACACTCGGTCAAGAGCAAGCGTCACGCTCTGGATTCTTGCGGCTAGTGTAAGTAGCGTGCTTGTACTCACCAACGAACTGACGCCGACTGGCGCCAAAGTCACTTGGTCGCTCGGCCTTGGTTGCCTCGTTGGCATCAGGGTCTGGCGGGGAGCCCAAGTGTGTACTAGTCGGCTTGCGCTAACTAGTTTGTTGGCGATTCTCGTTTATGCAGGTGGCATGGTCCTTGGCTCGACCTTAGCGCGAACCCAGGTCCAGCAATGGTTGGCTCACGAAGGTCTGACCGCTAGAAAGATTATGGCTGGACCAGTACCCACGAACCCGTTTGCACGGGACGTCGTGGTGCAAGGTGCTGACCGTTACTATTTTCTGCGAGTGGACTGGCTGGCTACCGATCCGATCCGTCCCCACGACCCATCGATTGCGATCGGCGATACCAACGCAATCGTCGAAGCTGCGTTGACAGCACCCCACATCCAAGGCACCCGCCACTGGCTCAGGTTTCCCACCTACGAGGTGGAAACAACAACCAACGGCTATCGAGTCATCATCAGTGATGCTCGATTCTCGCGCCGACTCCGGGGCTTCGGAACCGTCCACGTTGACCTCGACCATCAGTTGAACGTGCAGTAGGCTGACCGAAAGGACCAGCAACGCAAGGATAAGTTCATTCCCTTGATAGTGAAGTAGTAAACTCCTGGCCAGGTCGAAGCGTCAGACCCCACCCAACCCTCCCAGATAGTCCGTAGGCATCGGCATCAAGAACACCGGCTGGACCAAACATTAACGGAGGGTGCGCAACGTCCGTTTGAAGTAGGTGGGTTCCGAAAGCCCCTTCCTGTGCAAAAAGACCACCAGCGGCTTCCCGAGCGACAACAAGGCCGGCTCGCGTAAGGACACTCGTTTCACCAACTTGCGCGCCGACGATAATCGAAATACCTGCAGCATGAGCCGCTCCGAGAACTGCAAGAGAACGCAAGAGTCCCCCCATCTTTGAAACACGTATATTGATAATCCAACAGTCCGGGTCAGCGGCAAGTGCTGGTATCTGGTCGGCCCGGAGAAGACTTTCGTCCAAGATAATCGGAACGCCAGTTTGTGCCGCTACCATGCGCATCCCATCGAGTGCATTCGCGGACAAAGGCTCCTCGACACCAACGAACGAGAACTGAAGATCGTTAAGGTGCCGCACCGCGC
This region includes:
- a CDS encoding metal-dependent hydrolase encodes the protein MTRLKMGLGFSHHARLFSMDPIAHTLVAASLAETRLKRLTPLAAVTLILGANAPDIDAVALFLDRDTSLHLRRGWTHGILAVTVLPLLLTSLMVGLDRARRLFFRRHAPPTTVRALLLLSYVSVLSHPALDWLNTYGIRLLMPFDDRWFYGDALFIVDPWVWLLAASAIVLAHTRSRASVTLWILAASVSSVLVLTNELTPTGAKVTWSLGLGCLVGIRVWRGAQVCTSRLALTSLLAILVYAGGMVLGSTLARTQVQQWLAHEGLTARKIMAGPVPTNPFARDVVVQGADRYYFLRVDWLATDPIRPHDPSIAIGDTNAIVEAALTAPHIQGTRHWLRFPTYEVETTTNGYRVIISDARFSRRLRGFGTVHVDLDHQLNVQ